Proteins encoded by one window of Hafnia alvei:
- a CDS encoding 1-acylglycerol-3-phosphate O-acyltransferase produces the protein MLSIIRIVLVTLYCILACIFGCIYCLFSPRNPRHVATFGHMFGRLSPLFGLKVETRIPAEAKNYGNSIYIANHQNNYDMVTISNAVQTNTVTVGKKSLIWVPFFGLLYWLTGNLLIDRANRTKAHNTIAQVVNQFRTKTISFWMFPEGTRSRGRGLMPFKTGAFHAAIAAGVPIIPVCASNTHDKVKLNRWNNGLVIVEMLPPIDVTQYGKDQVRELSAHCHALMEAKINELNAEVAAREAQMREAKS, from the coding sequence ATGTTATCCATCATTCGCATTGTGCTGGTCACGCTGTACTGTATTTTGGCCTGCATCTTTGGTTGTATTTATTGCTTATTTAGCCCACGCAATCCACGCCACGTGGCGACGTTTGGCCACATGTTTGGCCGTTTGTCACCGCTGTTTGGTTTGAAAGTGGAAACGCGTATTCCTGCAGAAGCAAAGAACTACGGCAACTCCATTTATATTGCTAACCATCAAAACAACTACGATATGGTCACCATATCGAATGCCGTGCAGACCAATACGGTTACCGTTGGCAAGAAAAGCCTGATTTGGGTTCCGTTCTTTGGACTACTCTATTGGTTGACGGGCAACCTGCTGATTGACCGTGCTAACCGCACCAAAGCACATAATACAATTGCACAGGTGGTGAATCAGTTCCGTACTAAAACCATCTCTTTCTGGATGTTCCCAGAAGGTACTCGTAGCCGTGGTCGTGGTTTGATGCCGTTCAAAACCGGTGCTTTCCATGCCGCTATTGCTGCTGGAGTGCCTATTATTCCGGTCTGCGCGTCGAATACTCACGATAAAGTAAAACTAAACCGTTGGAATAATGGTTTGGTAATTGTTGAAATGCTGCCGCCAATTGATGTGACTCAGTACGGCAAAGATCAGGTGCGTGAACTTTCGGCTCACTGCCATGCATTGATGGAAGCTAAAATCAATGAGCTAAACGCAGAAGTGGCTGCGCGTGAAGCTCAAATGCGTGAAGCGAAGTCCTGA